One window of Anaerolineales bacterium genomic DNA carries:
- a CDS encoding transposase, with amino-acid sequence MESDNQIDQDNRKTTYFNRFLGRIDKRPDSDFEFKYVDSNPYEISYACLLIPRFHNHLLVGDITSYLTDWMQKICISFAWKLEMIDIQPAYFHWGMSVSMTNSPAQFIRNIRKSTSSQIFEEFPRYRKDNQSDDFWAPANLILAGKQPHPAPMIEEFINIARSQQGFNFWKR; translated from the coding sequence ATGGAATCCGATAATCAAATCGACCAGGATAATAGAAAGACGACCTATTTCAATAGGTTTTTGGGGCGTATTGACAAAAGACCGGATTCCGATTTTGAATTTAAGTATGTGGACAGCAACCCCTATGAAATATCGTATGCCTGTCTGTTGATTCCGCGTTTCCATAACCATCTTCTGGTGGGGGATATCACCTCATATCTCACCGATTGGATGCAAAAGATCTGTATCTCATTTGCATGGAAACTGGAGATGATCGACATTCAGCCTGCATATTTCCATTGGGGGATGAGCGTATCCATGACCAATTCACCCGCTCAGTTCATCCGCAACATTCGGAAGTCGACCTCCAGCCAGATATTCGAAGAGTTCCCAAGGTACAGGAAGGACAATCAATCGGACGATTTCTGGGCGCCAGCCAACCTGATCCTGGCGGGAAAACAACCCCATCCCGCGCCCATGATCGAGGAGTTCATCAACATCGCAAGAAGCCAGCAGGGATTCAACTTTTGGAAGCGATGA
- a CDS encoding aminotransferase class IV has protein sequence MPIQGYRLTRKGSFPLDFSASSLDELTGRLSEGFYTTFTTHSGGKRVLGLTSHLKRLYDPIKDLRIHPSVDEKLLRVYIAGFAQTNLPDESRIRLILTRDTGDVFIGIQPFSPLPASVYEKGVHVVTTEMARHDPRIKGTDFITQSAELRKLVKGDVFEILLAHHGRILEGMTSNFYVIMHNPAASKVRGARPAAKLITAQRGILLGVTRRAILKLARGEGMTIEYRPPSMDEDFDEAFLTSSSRGVVSIVRIDDKPVGLGKVGEYSKRLMRSFENLYAAKSEWLIPADQ, from the coding sequence ATGCCAATCCAGGGTTATCGACTTACAAGAAAAGGGAGCTTCCCCCTCGATTTCTCCGCCTCCTCCCTCGACGAGTTGACGGGTCGTCTTTCAGAAGGTTTTTATACCACCTTTACCACCCATTCCGGCGGGAAGCGAGTCCTCGGGTTGACCTCCCACCTGAAGAGACTCTACGATCCGATCAAAGATTTACGTATTCATCCCTCGGTCGATGAAAAACTCTTGCGTGTATATATCGCAGGTTTCGCGCAGACAAACCTGCCGGATGAATCCCGCATCAGACTGATCCTGACCAGGGATACCGGCGACGTGTTCATCGGCATCCAGCCATTTTCACCTTTGCCGGCTTCCGTGTATGAAAAAGGCGTTCATGTCGTCACCACAGAAATGGCGCGCCACGATCCGCGCATCAAAGGCACCGATTTCATCACCCAAAGCGCCGAACTGCGGAAACTCGTTAAAGGTGATGTGTTTGAAATTCTGTTGGCTCATCATGGAAGGATACTGGAAGGCATGACGTCGAATTTTTATGTCATAATGCATAACCCTGCCGCGAGCAAAGTGAGAGGCGCGAGACCTGCCGCTAAACTCATCACCGCCCAAAGGGGTATCCTCCTCGGCGTGACGAGACGTGCCATATTGAAACTTGCAAGAGGGGAGGGAATGACCATCGAATACCGCCCGCCAAGCATGGATGAAGATTTCGACGAAGCGTTTCTCACATCCAGTTCGCGGGGCGTGGTCTCCATCGTGAGAATCGACGATAAGCCGGTTGGGCTGGGCAAGGTGGGTGAGTATTCGAAAAGGCTGATGCGTTCGTTCGAGAACTTGTATGCCGCTAAAAGCGAATGGCTGATTCCCGCAGATCAATAA
- a CDS encoding serine/threonine protein kinase, translating into MKDPLIGMSLANFRVVRLIGQGGMATVYFGQDVKLHRPVAIKALDKRYKDHRTYAGRFVKEARMMAQWRHENIIQIYYADDAHGFPYYVMEYVDGPDLGAIIALYREEKTLMPITDALRVGRAVASALDYAHRHGVIHRDIKPSNILLAKDGRVLIGDFGMALEVRDGSMGDIFGTPHYISPEQAKRSADAVPQSDIYSLGVIMYEILTGEVPFNDSSPASIALQHISEKPPPPRSVNPTLPASVEKVLMKVLEKDIRERYQTGGKFMDALEAAFDDTGSGKKTPLPPLPVGVPTVRRSEKSIEQIAKRSERKPFEAPELVIGKIPATGRTSQPGKKRNYWIWFVPLLILGIGAFLFTRSGFLLPAVPSTATSSPTLPSTPSPVQSTPASTPTGTFIPSATPIPFTPTPEPPPILDGVPTVLYPEGNHYTLFYNETSFFILNRSYDIRSISGFFFQRLNEDSSIARDYFEGYRWETASLDYLPRNYCANITIYGDQDPPYLDPDECSTGVVNTVQARWDRPFEVLFWTPKEGSRQFRVVWVDEEVARCDIAAGVCEVFIP; encoded by the coding sequence ATGAAAGACCCGCTGATCGGAATGTCGCTTGCCAACTTCCGCGTGGTACGCCTGATCGGGCAGGGCGGCATGGCCACGGTGTATTTCGGGCAGGACGTCAAACTGCACCGCCCGGTTGCCATCAAAGCGCTGGATAAGCGCTATAAGGACCATCGCACCTATGCCGGCCGCTTCGTCAAAGAGGCGCGCATGATGGCGCAGTGGCGGCACGAGAACATCATCCAGATCTATTACGCCGACGATGCGCACGGCTTCCCCTATTACGTCATGGAATACGTGGACGGCCCGGACTTGGGCGCGATCATCGCGCTATACCGCGAAGAAAAAACCCTTATGCCCATCACAGATGCGCTGCGCGTGGGCAGGGCGGTCGCGAGCGCCCTCGACTACGCCCATCGGCATGGGGTGATCCACCGCGATATTAAACCGTCGAACATCCTCCTCGCCAAGGACGGGCGGGTATTAATCGGGGATTTCGGCATGGCGTTGGAAGTGCGCGACGGATCGATGGGAGACATTTTCGGGACGCCGCATTACATATCGCCCGAACAAGCCAAACGTTCCGCCGATGCGGTGCCCCAGTCCGACATCTACTCGCTGGGAGTCATCATGTATGAGATCCTCACCGGCGAAGTTCCCTTCAACGACTCATCGCCTGCGAGCATTGCCCTGCAGCATATTTCGGAGAAACCCCCGCCGCCGCGCAGTGTCAATCCGACTCTCCCGGCTTCCGTCGAAAAAGTCCTGATGAAGGTCCTTGAGAAGGATATCAGGGAGCGCTATCAGACCGGCGGGAAATTCATGGACGCGCTCGAAGCCGCTTTTGACGACACCGGTTCCGGGAAGAAAACCCCGCTGCCGCCGCTGCCTGTCGGCGTGCCAACCGTTCGCCGGAGCGAGAAGTCCATCGAGCAGATCGCAAAACGTTCAGAACGAAAACCGTTCGAAGCGCCCGAACTCGTCATTGGAAAAATTCCCGCCACAGGGCGCACGAGTCAACCCGGCAAAAAACGAAATTATTGGATCTGGTTCGTGCCACTACTGATATTGGGAATCGGAGCCTTTCTCTTCACTCGCAGCGGATTCCTCCTCCCGGCAGTTCCCTCCACAGCAACTTCATCTCCCACGCTTCCATCCACGCCCAGCCCTGTTCAGTCGACACCGGCTTCAACCCCCACCGGAACTTTCATCCCGTCAGCGACCCCGATCCCGTTCACGCCAACTCCTGAACCGCCGCCGATCCTGGACGGAGTTCCCACCGTCCTTTACCCTGAAGGGAATCATTACACGCTTTTCTATAACGAAACAAGTTTCTTCATCCTCAACCGTTCCTATGACATCCGCAGCATCTCAGGATTTTTCTTCCAACGCCTGAACGAGGATAGTTCAATAGCAAGAGACTACTTCGAAGGTTATCGCTGGGAAACGGCCTCGCTCGACTACCTGCCGCGCAACTATTGCGCGAATATCACCATTTACGGCGACCAGGACCCGCCATACCTCGACCCGGACGAGTGCTCGACGGGAGTCGTAAACACCGTCCAAGCGCGCTGGGACCGACCCTTCGAGGTTTTATTCTGGACTCCCAAGGAAGGTTCCAGGCAATTCCGCGTGGTATGGGTGGATGAAGAAGTGGCGCGCTGCGACATCGCCGCCGGTGTGTGCGAGGTTTTCATTCCCTGA
- a CDS encoding ABC transporter ATP-binding protein, giving the protein MAMTNNAQTFDFRNALHANRLAGLWRMMTDFRLSYIAATIALALSALAKTSVYLLLRFFADDVLMQGKLIGSSMTQTFLWIGLGFIGLAFIEGGGSFLSGRLAAYTAEGITRRLRDFLFDHIQRLSFSYHSQTPTGDLIERVTSDVDALRRFFSEQAIGVGRIVLLFFINWAAILYINVKLGWISVATIPLILWVSLWFFKKVTKAYEDYQAQEAVLSTTLQENLTGVRVVKAFARQDYEMEKFEKDNWLKYIKGKFLLLMHSLFWPLSDIVLGGQMLFGFIYAAFMAINGEISVGDYVAYVGLLVWLIFPIRNLGRVIVQTSTGMVSYQRLMDITKQTREDLDGGKVHPAGPVRGEIEFKNVSFIYSDGTHHVIKDISFHIKPGESIALLGSTGSGKTSMMNLLPRFHDYTDGQILLDGLDLKDYPRKYLREQIGIVQQEPFLFSRSIRENILYGVGRSVTQDEIEAAAKAAAVHDVIVGFPDGYNTIVGEKGVTLSGGQKQRVTIARTILKNPKILILDDSTSAVDTETEASIRQALDDLMENRTTFIIAHRIQSVMKADQILVLDKGQVVQHGTHEELVTQIGSMYRRVYDIQTRIDEELEQEIMKSEL; this is encoded by the coding sequence ATCGCCATGACCAACAACGCACAAACCTTTGACTTTCGCAATGCGCTTCACGCCAACCGGCTCGCCGGTCTGTGGCGCATGATGACGGACTTTCGCCTTTCCTACATCGCCGCAACGATCGCGCTCGCCCTCTCTGCGCTGGCGAAGACCTCGGTCTATCTTTTGCTGCGCTTCTTCGCGGACGATGTCCTTATGCAGGGAAAGTTGATCGGCTCAAGTATGACCCAAACCTTTTTATGGATCGGTCTGGGGTTCATCGGGCTTGCCTTTATCGAAGGCGGCGGCTCGTTCCTGTCGGGACGGCTGGCGGCTTACACCGCCGAAGGCATTACGCGCCGTTTACGCGACTTTCTCTTCGACCATATCCAACGCCTGAGTTTCTCGTATCACAGCCAGACGCCGACGGGCGACCTGATCGAGCGCGTGACCTCGGATGTGGACGCCCTGCGGCGCTTCTTCTCGGAGCAGGCGATCGGCGTCGGCAGAATCGTTTTGCTCTTCTTCATCAACTGGGCAGCGATCCTGTACATCAATGTAAAGCTGGGATGGATCTCCGTCGCAACAATACCGCTGATCCTGTGGGTCTCGTTGTGGTTCTTCAAGAAAGTGACCAAAGCCTACGAGGATTACCAGGCGCAGGAGGCGGTGCTTTCCACCACCCTGCAGGAAAACCTGACCGGCGTGCGCGTGGTCAAAGCCTTTGCCCGGCAAGACTATGAGATGGAGAAGTTCGAGAAGGATAACTGGCTGAAATACATCAAGGGCAAATTCCTGCTCCTGATGCACTCGCTCTTCTGGCCTTTATCGGACATCGTGCTGGGCGGACAGATGCTGTTCGGTTTCATCTATGCCGCTTTTATGGCGATCAACGGCGAAATTTCCGTAGGCGATTATGTGGCTTACGTCGGCTTGCTGGTCTGGCTGATCTTCCCGATCCGCAACCTGGGGCGTGTGATCGTGCAAACTTCGACCGGGATGGTTTCTTACCAGCGCCTGATGGACATCACAAAACAGACACGGGAAGACCTGGATGGCGGCAAAGTGCATCCGGCGGGTCCGGTGAGAGGCGAGATCGAATTCAAAAACGTCTCGTTCATCTACTCAGACGGGACGCATCATGTCATCAAGGATATTTCGTTCCATATCAAACCGGGAGAGTCGATCGCGCTGCTCGGGTCAACCGGTTCCGGGAAGACCTCAATGATGAATTTACTGCCGAGATTCCACGATTACACGGACGGGCAGATCTTGCTCGACGGCTTGGATCTGAAGGATTACCCGCGCAAGTACCTGCGCGAGCAGATCGGCATCGTCCAGCAGGAGCCGTTCCTGTTCAGCCGCTCGATCCGCGAGAATATTCTTTACGGCGTGGGCCGCAGCGTAACGCAGGATGAGATCGAAGCCGCCGCGAAAGCCGCCGCTGTGCATGATGTGATCGTCGGATTCCCGGACGGTTACAACACCATCGTCGGCGAAAAAGGCGTGACGCTTTCTGGCGGTCAAAAGCAGCGCGTGACCATCGCGCGGACGATCCTCAAGAACCCGAAGATCCTAATCCTCGACGACTCAACTTCGGCAGTGGACACCGAGACCGAAGCGTCCATCCGCCAGGCGTTGGACGACCTGATGGAGAACCGCACGACCTTCATCATCGCACACCGTATTCAATCCGTGATGAAAGCGGACCAGATCCTGGTGTTGGATAAGGGTCAAGTCGTGCAGCATGGAACTCACGAGGAACTGGTCACACAAATCGGAAGCATGTACCGAAGAGTGTATGACATTCAGACAAGGATCGATGAGGAACTGGAACAGGAAATTATGAAATCTGAATTATGA
- a CDS encoding four helix bundle protein: protein MSEAKNDLRERTTEFALRIVRMYTQLPKTTEAQTLGKQVLRSGTSVGAQFRESQRAKSDVDFINKLEGCLQEADETAYWLELLVKAEIVPAQRLEALRKEIDEIIAILVTIVTKVKKRINKK, encoded by the coding sequence ATGAGTGAGGCGAAAAACGACTTGCGAGAAAGAACCACAGAGTTTGCCTTGAGAATCGTTCGAATGTACACCCAACTGCCGAAGACCACGGAAGCGCAAACTTTAGGCAAACAGGTCTTACGCTCAGGAACATCCGTCGGCGCTCAATTCCGTGAAAGCCAACGCGCAAAATCGGATGTGGATTTCATTAACAAGCTGGAAGGATGTTTGCAGGAAGCCGATGAGACCGCTTATTGGCTTGAATTGCTGGTAAAAGCGGAAATTGTTCCAGCTCAACGCCTCGAGGCGCTTCGCAAGGAAATCGATGAGATCATTGCCATCCTCGTAACCATCGTTACCAAAGTGAAGAAACGAATTAATAAGAAGTAG
- a CDS encoding ABC transporter ATP-binding protein: MTDELLELEEEEHTSQMTFPVFKRIMGIIKPHWKWVLGFLITIGLVSGLDAYFTYLNKEIVDYGIVLSDKAFITRIAWIYGSFLLMQSVFVFTFIYLAGVLGERVQYDLRKLLFNHLQDLSLSYYAQNAVGRLIARVTSDTGRVSELVTWGIVDSVWALMNIITSLTFMAIINWKLALIVSVIIPVMIFVATKFQKYILVEFRTTRRTNSKITGAYNENIQGVRVVKALGREDANLVEFQNLTSTMYRSSYRAAWLSALFLPTVQIIAAFALGAIVWYGGVEISTGFITIGGIQAFVSYLTFMMWPVQDLARVYAETQHSIASAERIFKLVDTQPEVHNRADAVEAKTLLGEIEFDHVDFFYEDRKPVLTDFTLKVKPGEMIALVGPTGGGKSTIVNLLCRFYEPQNGIIRINGRDYTGYTLESIHKRIGIVLQTPHLFSGTVRENIRYGKLDASDTEVEEAAKIAGAHDFILTLEKGYDQNVGEGGNLLSVGQKQLISLARAVLAKPELFIMDEATSSVDTLTEALIQKGMEALMKGRTSFVIAHRLSTIRRANRILVIEYGRIAEHGTHAELLRARGHYYRLYTQQFRHELEVQYGVADENGNEREGVTADSVVMKRESVAAD; the protein is encoded by the coding sequence ATGACCGACGAATTATTGGAACTCGAAGAAGAAGAACATACATCACAAATGACCTTCCCGGTCTTCAAGCGGATCATGGGAATCATCAAGCCGCATTGGAAGTGGGTGCTGGGTTTTCTCATTACGATCGGACTGGTCTCCGGACTGGATGCTTATTTCACTTACTTGAACAAGGAGATCGTGGACTACGGCATCGTGCTTTCGGATAAGGCGTTCATCACCCGCATCGCATGGATATACGGATCGTTCCTGCTCATGCAGTCCGTCTTCGTGTTCACGTTCATTTATCTCGCCGGAGTGCTGGGCGAGCGCGTGCAATATGATTTGCGCAAACTGCTCTTCAATCACCTGCAGGACTTGTCGCTTTCGTATTACGCCCAAAATGCAGTGGGACGCTTGATCGCTCGCGTCACTTCGGACACGGGGCGGGTCTCGGAACTGGTGACCTGGGGCATCGTGGACAGCGTGTGGGCGTTGATGAACATTATCACCTCGCTGACCTTCATGGCGATCATCAACTGGAAGCTGGCGCTGATCGTTTCGGTCATCATCCCGGTCATGATCTTCGTAGCGACCAAGTTCCAGAAGTACATTTTGGTGGAATTCCGCACCACGCGCCGGACGAACTCGAAGATCACGGGCGCATATAACGAGAACATTCAGGGCGTACGTGTTGTCAAAGCCCTGGGACGTGAAGACGCCAATCTAGTCGAATTCCAGAACCTGACCTCGACCATGTATCGCTCATCGTACCGCGCAGCGTGGCTTTCGGCGCTCTTCCTCCCCACTGTGCAGATCATTGCGGCATTTGCGTTGGGAGCCATCGTCTGGTATGGCGGCGTGGAGATCTCGACCGGCTTCATCACCATCGGCGGAATCCAAGCCTTTGTCTCGTACCTGACCTTCATGATGTGGCCCGTGCAGGATCTGGCTCGCGTCTACGCCGAGACTCAGCACAGCATCGCTTCGGCGGAGAGAATCTTCAAATTGGTGGATACCCAGCCCGAGGTCCATAACCGAGCCGACGCCGTCGAGGCGAAAACTTTGCTTGGTGAGATCGAATTCGATCACGTGGACTTCTTCTACGAAGACCGCAAACCGGTACTGACCGACTTCACGCTGAAGGTCAAGCCAGGGGAGATGATCGCGCTGGTCGGTCCGACAGGTGGCGGGAAGTCCACCATCGTGAACCTGCTGTGCCGCTTCTACGAGCCACAGAACGGCATAATCCGCATCAACGGCAGGGACTACACCGGGTACACGCTTGAGTCGATCCACAAACGAATCGGCATCGTGCTGCAAACGCCGCACCTGTTTTCGGGAACGGTGCGGGAGAACATCCGCTACGGCAAACTGGATGCGAGCGACACCGAAGTGGAAGAAGCCGCGAAAATTGCCGGGGCGCATGATTTCATCCTGACGCTCGAAAAGGGGTACGACCAGAACGTGGGCGAAGGCGGCAACCTGCTTTCGGTGGGACAAAAGCAGTTGATCTCACTGGCGCGCGCGGTGCTTGCCAAGCCGGAGCTGTTCATCATGGACGAAGCGACTTCATCGGTGGACACGCTGACCGAAGCATTGATCCAAAAAGGCATGGAAGCCCTGATGAAGGGACGCACATCCTTCGTGATCGCGCACAGACTCAGCACCATTCGCCGCGCGAACCGCATTTTAGTGATCGAGTACGGTCGCATCGCGGAGCATGGCACGCATGCTGAGCTCCTCCGTGCCCGCGGACATTACTACCGTCTGTACACCCAGCAGTTCCGGCATGAGTTGGAAGTGCAATATGGAGTTGCAGATGAGAATGGGAACGAGCGCGAAGGTGTGACGGCAGATTCGGTTGTGATGAAGAGGGAGAGCGTGGCGGCGGATTGA
- a CDS encoding response regulator transcription factor, whose translation MTTPTNQRVLVVDDEAPIRRYLRAALSAQGFTVYESALGEEALQAVLSHRPDMIILDLGLPDIDGIEVTRRLREWSQTPIIILSVREAEQDKIAALDAGADDYLTKPFGTGELLARMRVALRKQSSAANEPVFESKGLSMDFARRLVTVNEKEIQLTPTEYDLLKILVTHAGKVITHHQLLRQVWGEGYDDMHILRVNISNLRGKIEPDPSRPTYIHTEPGVGYRLKI comes from the coding sequence ATGACGACACCCACTAATCAACGCGTGCTGGTCGTGGATGATGAAGCGCCCATTCGGCGTTATTTGCGCGCGGCATTGAGCGCACAAGGTTTCACCGTGTATGAATCTGCATTGGGGGAAGAGGCGCTGCAAGCCGTGCTCAGTCATCGCCCCGATATGATCATCCTCGATCTGGGACTGCCCGACATCGACGGCATCGAAGTGACGCGCCGCCTGCGTGAGTGGAGTCAAACGCCGATCATCATTCTCTCCGTCCGCGAAGCCGAGCAGGATAAGATCGCCGCACTCGACGCAGGCGCGGACGATTACCTCACCAAGCCCTTCGGCACGGGCGAGCTTCTGGCGAGGATGAGAGTCGCGTTGCGCAAACAATCGTCGGCGGCGAATGAGCCGGTCTTTGAATCCAAAGGTTTGAGCATGGATTTTGCCCGTCGCTTGGTCACGGTCAATGAAAAAGAAATCCAACTCACACCTACAGAATATGACCTGCTCAAAATTTTGGTAACGCACGCGGGTAAGGTCATCACTCATCATCAATTGCTGCGGCAGGTGTGGGGCGAGGGCTACGACGATATGCACATTTTGCGCGTCAACATCAGCAATTTGCGGGGAAAGATCGAACCCGATCCATCCCGGCCGACCTACATTCACACGGAGCCGGGGGTGGGGTATCGGTTGAAGATTTGA
- a CDS encoding sensor histidine kinase KdpD, with translation MDKRPDPDELLKNIQAEETRRGRLKIFLGYVAGVGKTYAMLEAAHQRKAQGVDVIVGYIETHKRAETEALVHGLDVLPRKQVEYHNKALPEMDVDAVIQRKPQLVLVDEFAHTNAPGSRHAKRYQDVQEILAAGIDVYTTLNIQHLESLNDIVAQVTGVIIRETIPDRVIDEASEIEVIDLPPDELLVRLQEGKVYVPDQAARAIQKFFRKGNLTALREMSLRRAAERVDDQMRAYMQTRAIQGIWAASERLLVCISPSPLSERLVRTTRRLADELNAEWIALYVETPQFASMSQAKRDRVAGILQLAEDLGARSYTLSSSNSMDSVSQTIIDFAHKNNITKIVAGKPLRPRWQEILRGSLVDKLIHQSGDIDVYVVTSADKPSAPAEESPLRLHSSVSRYGWSLFLVTLATGVGVLIGGRIEATNLVMVYLLAVVIAAIYLGRGPAIFASLLGVLTFDFLFVHPFYTFAVADTEYIITFIGLFLVGVVISQLTARASEQAEAARQREAETAELYDLSRDLASAADLESILSVLQKHLEQTFGRIVAILLPESNRLVTHSLSKGMSLNEEELAVADWVYRHAEPAGRHTNTLPAAQLRYLPLRTSKGVVGVLGVGKANTSDSDLSPAQRRLMEAFANQGAQAIERAQLEEQNRQIALLQSAEKLQNTLLNSISHDLRTPLVAITGALSALDEKDVEIDEPTRNTLIENARGEADRLNRLVGNLLNMTRIESGAIKLRLEPCDVQDLIGTALEQLGARAEKNPIQVNVPANFPLVPMDFTLMAQVMVNLLENAIKYSPQDLLIEVTASVNGSKARLQILDRGVGIPSEDLFRVFDKFYRVQRPESVSGTGLGLSISKGIVEAHGGEVHAKNREGGGTILEVELPLSV, from the coding sequence ATGGATAAACGCCCCGACCCTGATGAACTGCTAAAAAATATCCAAGCCGAAGAAACGCGGCGCGGACGGTTGAAGATCTTCCTTGGCTATGTGGCGGGCGTGGGAAAGACCTATGCCATGCTCGAAGCCGCGCATCAACGCAAGGCGCAAGGCGTGGATGTAATCGTCGGTTATATCGAAACGCACAAACGCGCCGAGACGGAAGCACTGGTGCATGGTTTGGATGTATTGCCGCGCAAGCAGGTGGAATATCACAACAAAGCCCTGCCTGAAATGGATGTGGACGCGGTCATTCAACGCAAGCCGCAATTGGTGCTGGTGGATGAGTTCGCGCACACGAATGCGCCAGGCTCACGACATGCCAAGCGCTATCAGGACGTGCAGGAGATTCTCGCGGCAGGCATTGACGTGTACACCACGCTCAACATCCAGCACCTTGAAAGCCTGAACGACATCGTGGCGCAGGTGACGGGAGTCATTATCCGCGAGACCATCCCTGACCGTGTCATTGATGAGGCGTCAGAAATCGAAGTGATTGACCTGCCGCCCGATGAGTTGCTCGTGCGTTTGCAGGAGGGCAAGGTCTATGTGCCCGACCAGGCAGCGCGGGCGATCCAGAAATTTTTCCGCAAAGGGAATCTCACCGCGCTGCGCGAGATGTCTTTGCGCCGCGCTGCTGAACGTGTAGACGACCAAATGCGCGCCTACATGCAGACCCGCGCCATTCAAGGCATTTGGGCGGCGAGTGAAAGACTTCTGGTTTGTATCAGCCCTAGCCCGTTGAGTGAGAGACTGGTCCGCACTACAAGGCGGCTTGCCGATGAACTCAACGCCGAGTGGATTGCCTTGTATGTGGAAACACCGCAATTTGCCTCGATGTCGCAGGCTAAGCGTGACCGTGTGGCGGGTATTTTGCAATTGGCAGAAGATCTGGGGGCGCGATCGTATACCCTCTCTTCCAGCAATTCGATGGATTCCGTTTCGCAAACCATTATTGATTTCGCCCACAAGAACAATATCACCAAGATCGTGGCAGGGAAGCCGCTCCGCCCGCGCTGGCAGGAGATTCTGCGCGGATCACTGGTGGATAAGTTGATCCATCAGAGCGGCGACATAGATGTGTATGTGGTTACGAGCGCCGATAAACCATCTGCACCCGCAGAAGAAAGTCCGCTGCGTTTACATAGTTCGGTCAGTCGTTATGGGTGGAGTCTGTTTTTGGTTACGCTGGCAACTGGGGTGGGGGTATTGATCGGCGGACGTATCGAAGCCACCAATTTGGTCATGGTGTATTTGTTGGCTGTCGTGATCGCCGCCATCTATCTGGGACGTGGTCCAGCCATTTTTGCGTCACTATTGGGCGTCTTGACATTCGATTTTCTGTTTGTACATCCCTTTTACACGTTTGCAGTTGCAGATACTGAATACATCATCACGTTTATCGGTTTGTTTCTGGTGGGAGTGGTCATCAGCCAGCTAACAGCTCGGGCGAGTGAGCAGGCAGAGGCGGCGCGTCAGCGTGAGGCGGAAACGGCTGAATTGTATGACCTCAGCCGCGATCTCGCATCCGCTGCCGATCTCGAATCCATTTTGTCTGTTTTGCAAAAACATTTGGAGCAAACTTTCGGCCGAATCGTTGCCATCCTTTTGCCTGAATCGAATCGGCTTGTCACGCATTCGTTGAGCAAGGGCATGAGTTTGAATGAAGAAGAACTTGCCGTTGCAGATTGGGTCTATCGTCACGCCGAGCCGGCGGGACGACACACCAACACCCTGCCTGCCGCGCAATTGCGTTATCTGCCGCTGCGAACTTCAAAGGGAGTGGTTGGAGTTCTTGGGGTTGGCAAGGCAAATACTTCTGATTCTGATCTTTCCCCCGCGCAGCGCCGATTGATGGAAGCCTTTGCGAATCAAGGCGCGCAAGCCATCGAGCGGGCGCAACTCGAAGAACAGAACCGTCAGATCGCGTTATTGCAATCGGCGGAGAAATTACAGAACACGTTGCTCAATTCAATCTCACACGACTTGCGCACGCCGTTGGTTGCCATCACAGGCGCGCTCTCTGCGCTCGATGAAAAAGATGTGGAGATCGATGAACCAACGCGTAATACGCTGATCGAAAACGCGCGCGGTGAGGCAGATCGGCTAAATCGTCTGGTTGGAAATCTTTTGAACATGACGCGCATCGAAAGTGGTGCGATCAAACTTCGGCTTGAACCTTGCGATGTGCAGGATCTGATCGGTACAGCGCTTGAGCAACTCGGGGCACGCGCTGAGAAGAATCCCATTCAGGTGAATGTGCCCGCAAATTTTCCGCTCGTGCCCATGGACTTCACGCTGATGGCGCAGGTCATGGTCAATCTCTTGGAAAACGCCATCAAATACTCACCGCAGGATTTGTTGATCGAAGTGACCGCTTCGGTGAATGGCTCAAAAGCCCGCCTCCAAATTCTGGACCGTGGGGTTGGGATTCCATCCGAGGACCTTTTCCGCGTCTTCGATAAGTTCTACCGAGTCCAACGCCCTGAGAGTGTCAGTGGCACCGGGCTGGGACTCTCCATCAGCAAGGGTATTGTCGAGGCGCATGGCGGCGAGGTCCACGCGAAGAACCGTGAAGGGGGCGGCACAATTTTGGAAGTTGAATTACCATTGAGCGTATGA